The Lycium ferocissimum isolate CSIRO_LF1 chromosome 1, AGI_CSIRO_Lferr_CH_V1, whole genome shotgun sequence genome includes a region encoding these proteins:
- the LOC132065468 gene encoding uncharacterized mitochondrial protein AtMg00810-like, which yields MQEEIEALHNNKTWILVPKTAGMNIVGSKWVFKTKLKADGTIDRHKARLIKQLDVKNAFLHGHLQVLKKALYGLKQAPRAWFDGFSLHLLHLGFICSKADSSLFILHCKRSTILLLLYVDDIIITGSNSEHVSEIIVTLGKEFAMKDLGPLHFFLGIEVKQFSGGIHLSQSKYAAELLHKTDMTLAKAVHTPLAQKHGLQEATGSPVDVSLYRSIVGSLQYLTLTRPDITHAVNLASQFMQSPNSEHLLGVKRILRYVKGTLQHGLRIISQSSCRLYGYSDADWGGCPTTRRSTTGYSIYLGANCISWASKKQSTVARSSVEAEYRALASTAAEMTWITYILHDIGVYIKRVPILYCDNLSALYMTVNPVMHARTKHVEMDYHFVREKVARGQLLTQFVRSKDQLADIHTKALTKQVFLGFKQARSGSSSIH from the exons GGATACTGGTGCCTAAAACAGCAGGGATGAACATAGTTGGCTCAAAATGGGTGTTCAAAACCAAGTTGAAGGCAGATGGAACCATAGACAGACATAAAGCAAGACTA ATCAAGCAGCTAGATGTCAAAAATGCCTTTCTACATGGTCATTTACAAGTCCTAAAGAAAGCACTGTATGGCCTCAAACAGGCACCTAGAGCCTGGTTTGACGGATTCAGCCTACATTTACTTCATCTAGGATTCATTTGCAGCAAGGCAGACTCTTCCTTGTTTATCCTACATTGCAAAAGAAGCACAATTTTGCTTTTGCTGTATGTAGATGATATCATAATAACAGGAAGTAATTCTGAGCATGTCTCAGAGATTATCGTCACACTAGGCAAAGAGTTTGCAATGAAAGATCTTGGTCCTCTCCATTTTTTCTTAGGCATTGAAGTCAAGCAGTTCTCAGGAGGAATTCACTTGAGTCAAAGCAAGTATGCTGCTGAACTTCTACATAAGACTGACATGACACTGGCCAAAGCAGTGCATACACCTCTGGCTCAGAAACATGGATTACAAGAAGCAACAGGCAGTCCTGTTGATGTCTCTTTGTATAGAAGCATTGTTGGGAGTCTCCAGTATTTAACACTCACCAGGCCTGATATCACTCATGCAGTCAACTTGGCTAGTCAGTTTATGCAGAGTCCTAATAGTGAGCATCTTCTAGGTGTCAAAAGAATCCTCAGATATGTCAAAGGAACTCTGCAGCATGGTCTCAGGATTATCTCACAGTCTTCTTGCAGGTTATATGGTTATTCAGATGCAGATTGGGGAGGTTGTCCAACTACTAGGAGATCAACTACAGGTTACAGCATCTATCTTGGAGCAAACTGCATTTCTTGGGCATCCAAGAAGCAATCTACAGTAGCAAGATCAAGTGTTGAAGCTGAATATAGAGCTTTAGCATCTACTGCAGCTGAGATGACATGGATCACCTACATTCTTCATGATATTGGCGTGTACATTAAAAGAGTCCCTATATTGTACTGTGATAACTTGAGTGCTCTATATATGACTGTTAATCCTGTGATGCATGCAAGGACTAAACATGTTGAAATGGACTACCACTTTGTTAGGGAAAAGGTGGCTAGAGGACAATTGCTAACACAGTTTGTAAGGTCAAAGGATCAACTAGCTGATATACACACTAAGGCCTTGACAAAGCAAGTGTTTCTTGGTTTTAAGCAAGCTAGGAGTGGCAGTTCCTCCATCCACTAG